The genomic window ATGTGCGTGTGCATGGCCGAGCCTGCAAAGTCCCGGAAGGGCTTGGGCATAAACGTTGCGGCTACCCCATTGCGCAGCGCCACCTGCTTCATCACGTATCGGAAGGTCATGATGGAATCGGCCATGGTCAGTGCATCGGCGTGGCGCAAGTCGATTTCTTGCTGGCCCGGTGCGGTCTCGTGGTGAGAAAACTCTACCGGGATACCCATGCGCTCTAGGGCGAGCATCGCCTCGCGGCGAAACAGCGGGGCGTCATTGCGGCTGGCCTGATCAAAATAACCGCCATTGTCGGTGGGAATTGGTGGGCGCCCATCGGTGGACAGGCTTTGCACCAGGTAAAACTCAATTTCTGGGGAGACGCTGCAGCTAAAGCCTTCGTCCGCGGCTTGGTTGATTTGGCGGCGCAGCACCTGGCGGGGATCCGAGTAGGAGGGGTGCCCGTCGGGGTTCATGATGTCGCAGAACATCCGGGCCGACTGCAGCGGCGAATCGTCGTCGTCGAAAGGCAAGAGCTGGAATGTCGATGGGTCGGGCATCGCTATGGTGTCAGCCTCCGAAACGCGCGAAAAGCCCTCAATCGCCGAACCGTCAAAGCCAATGCCTTCTTCAAAGGCTGATTCAAGCTCGGCGGGTGCAACGGCCACCGACTTCAGGTAGCCGAGAATGTCAGTGAACCAAAGACGAACAAATCGAATGCCGCGTTCTTCAATGCTGCGCAACACAAACTCTTGCTGTGAATTCATGC from Corynebacterium gerontici includes these protein-coding regions:
- the glnA gene encoding type I glutamate--ammonia ligase, translating into MNSQQEFVLRSIEERGIRFVRLWFTDILGYLKSVAVAPAELESAFEEGIGFDGSAIEGFSRVSEADTIAMPDPSTFQLLPFDDDDSPLQSARMFCDIMNPDGHPSYSDPRQVLRRQINQAADEGFSCSVSPEIEFYLVQSLSTDGRPPIPTDNGGYFDQASRNDAPLFRREAMLALERMGIPVEFSHHETAPGQQEIDLRHADALTMADSIMTFRYVMKQVALRNGVAATFMPKPFRDFAGSAMHTHMSLFEGDMNAFHDPDDEFSLSKTAKQFIAGILEHANEISAITNQWTNSYKRILFGNEAPTAATWGVSNRSALVRVPTYRLTKEDSRRVEVRSPDSACNPYLALAVLLGAGLKGIKEGYELPDPAEDDIAQLTRRERRAMGYRDLPISLDHALRSMEQSEFVADILGEHVFEYFLRNKWREWHEYQEQITPWELSSNLDY